The sequence below is a genomic window from Uranotaenia lowii strain MFRU-FL chromosome 2, ASM2978415v1, whole genome shotgun sequence.
GTAAACAAGTAATCAAATGTTATTACGTTGTATGAGTATTCTCAAAGTTTAGTAAAATACCTCTTTTTCCAAACGGACAACCAAGAACTCCATGAAGAAGGTAACGTAATATCCGCTGTGGAAGCCGTGCCAAACTGCCAAGAAAATAAGTGCCCCGAGGTGGCTCAGTGAGCGGTTGCCGAGGAATTTGAGCCGTTTGTAGACGTAGATGGCAACCCAGTGGTTAGTTTGGACGTTGAACGATTCAATGTAGTGAGCAAACTTTGTGGTATTTTCGAATACCCCGACCTTGATGTTGGTGCATCCAGACAGCTCGTCCGGATCGTACTCGCGTTCGTTCGGTTTGGCATCGATGTATGTAATACCTGTAAGGGGGGAAGGAAGGGTTAAGTTTTGAAAAGAGTGTCTAAATCTGAATCAAGGGAATGCTTCTTAGGGCTGAGACCCTAGCAACCTTGGAATCTAGGACTCGATGGTTTCGTGCAGCATCGGCTCATCGATCTTCAGATAAGAGATCAGATCAGATCCAGATCTTaataagagaaaatatttctaCCTAGAGTCAACATGAAAAAACGGTGTAGAAATAAATACATTCGGGAATATCGTAAACGAGTTGAAacataaacattttaaagtcGTAATAACGTTTTAGTTCACACAAAGAGGGTCTCATAACTGAGAAAGTTATCAACGGATAAAAAGATCCGCTGATTTTGAAGAAGCAACATTGCATTTGTAAAGGTTTTTATgtttatgtaatttttcaaaaatatcaactcACCGAACAGCACTGTAGCCCCCTCGGCGAGCAGCCAAATAGAGATGTACTTGTATAGGGCTAGCCGACCCCAAAGGCCCATATAGATATGCTTCATAAGGTAGGATTCCTGCTCAAAGTCGCCCGACAGCAGAAAACTGTCCGGAATGAGTTGCGATCCGACCTGGTTCACCAGCAGATAGAACGCCCCGAAGAGGAATTTCTTGGTGGCGTAAGCCGGCGTTCCCTGCGTATACGGCTCGTAGGCACCGCTGATGAAGCGCCGAAAACGTAGCATTGAGAACTGGGGTCCAACCAGAACTGACGACGGGAAATACGTGAAGGCCGTCACTTCCAGCAGCGAGGGCACATCGATGCACTTGTCATCGCGCTTGTTGGCGGCTATTTTCTCCCGACTGTCTGAGATCTCGAACGCCAGCCCGATCAACCGAAGCACCAGCACGCAATGGGGCATGGTCCATTTGATGTCGTACGTTTCCGAAGTGGTGAAGTAGTATCCTGAAATTGGTTTGATGAATCTAGGTGACCTTCTTTAAAAGCATATGAGGGGGTTCTTACCGACAAGTAGATAGCCCATGTGATAGCCGAAACTAAGCGGCACCAGCAGCGGGCTGTTGGAAAAGAACGCATTCAGTAGGTAGGTCACGGCCACGGCCAGTGCACTATGATAGAGATCGAAGCCATAGTTGAACAGAACAATTGCGATTCCACTCGTAGCGATGAAGATGTGCTTGACAGTACTGGATGCTTGAAGCTTGCGATAGAATCCACCCAACGGGTAAGCTGTCGAAGGCAAGTGAAAATGTAGTAAAAGAAGTGGGGTCGTTGAGGAGAGCAGAATAGTATTATCAATAACAATAATACGTTATCGTTGTGTATATGCATGAAACGCTCGACAGAATGAAGctaaaaataagtcaaaacaaaatcaataacaAACCCGCCGGAGTGGTGAAGGAAGAATGTTTCACAAGACActtcaatttgttttatgaaaggGAAAGCCTTTTGTGAAAGATAAATAAACTGAGATTTGAtagattacaaaattaaattttccaccAGTAAAAATCACACATTTCCTCACCGGCTAGAACGGAAAGTATCAATCGGATGGCGGGCTGTGAGGCGCCAGAAAGATTGGCCAACGCTTCCACCGGGTTCAGCATCCTTGCTGCGTCAGCCTCGAGTTCTCCACTGTAACGTTCTGTGACCTAGAAATTGGAAGgcagaaaaaaagaacacacaTCGATTGAAAATCTTCACTGCGACAAATTATTGATGTTTTACTAAA
It includes:
- the LOC129745970 gene encoding lysophospholipid acyltransferase 5-like; this translates as MLNPVEALANLSGASQPAIRLILSVLAAYPLGGFYRKLQASSTVKHIFIATSGIAIVLFNYGFDLYHSALAVAVTYLLNAFFSNSPLLVPLSFGYHMGYLLVGYYFTTSETYDIKWTMPHCVLVLRLIGLAFEISDSREKIAANKRDDKCIDVPSLLEVTAFTYFPSSVLVGPQFSMLRFRRFISGAYEPYTQGTPAYATKKFLFGAFYLLVNQVGSQLIPDSFLLSGDFEQESYLMKHIYMGLWGRLALYKYISIWLLAEGATVLFGITYIDAKPNEREYDPDELSGCTNIKVGVFENTTKFAHYIESFNVQTNHWVAIYVYKRLKFLGNRSLSHLGALIFLAVWHGFHSGYYVTFFMEFLVVRLEKEVEPVLKANEFFQAIMQKPLAKIVAFLFLKFYTIVLAGWCLVPFVFLSFAKWWHVYCVVRFSGIIVFLFGNFALKPILLAILPPNAARPAAETKKSD